AACTCGCTCAAGCGGCTTTTGCGTCGCCGAAACGCCAATACGTTGAAGCGGTCTCGCACAACGATAAGCTAACCTCTCCAACGTTAAAGAAAGATGGGAGCCCCGCTTGTCTGCTGCTAAATCGTGTATCTCGTCAACAATAACCTGCTCCACATTTTCTAGAATTGCCCGTCCTTTAACCGATGTGAGCAGCAAAAACAAAGATTCAGGCGTCGTAATAAGTAAATCAGGTGGATTACGCAAGATAGAAGCACGCTTACTCTGACTAGTATCACCTGTCCGAACCTCACAGCGAATTCCCGGCCATTGAGCACCTTGCTGCATAGCTAGAGCGTCCAATTGCTCGACAAATTGTAGCGCGTGATGATGAATATCATTATTCAATGCTTTAAGTGGTGTCAGATAGAGAATCCGAACGCCTCCTGGCGATTTCGAACGCACTAGATTATCCAAGCAGGGAAGTAGGGCAGCCAATGTCTTTCCTGATCCGGTAGGAGCCGCAATGAGAGTATGTTGACCTGCCATAATGGACTCCCAGGCTCGGAGCTGAACATCGGTCGGATCCCCGAACGACCCAGTAAACCACGAAGAAATGACGGGATGGAATGGCAATGTATTCGAGCCCTTCACACAATCGACTCCTTAGCTATAAATTCTGAACATTATATAGCCTTGCGTATGCTCCACCTAGCTCCATGAGATAATCATGCGTGCCTCTTTCCACAATCTCGCCTCGTTCAATAACAATGATCTGGTCTGCATGAGTAATAGTTGAAAGTCTATGAGCAACAACAAGTGTCGTGCGGTTATCTGAAAGAGCTTGGAGCGATTCCTGAATGAGGTGCTCCGATTCCAGATCCAGCGCAGACGTCGCTTCGTCGAGCACTAATATAGCTGGGTCTTTAAGAAATACTCTGGCAATCGCAATTCGTTGCTTCTGTCCCCCAGAAAGCTTAACGCCCCGTTCCCCAATTTCGGTCTCATAGCCCTGCGGCAAGCTCATAATGAAATCATGCGCATTCGCCCGTAACGCCGCATTCTGCATCGCATGTTCTGTTTCATGGGGATTTCCTAGCATAATATTTTCACGTACGCTGCCACTAAACAGAATGTTATCCTGGAGCACCATTCCGATCTGAGAGCGCAAGCTAAGCTGTGTGACTTCAGATATATTCTGGCCATCAATACGGATTACACCTTGCTGAACATCGTAAAATCTCGGAAGCAGGCTAATAAGAGAAGACTTCCCTCCACCACTCATTCCAACGAAAGCAACCGTTTGTCCTGGCTCAATCGTTAACTCAATGTCTCGTAATACATAATCCGTCTCTTCACGGTAGCGAAAGGACACCTGCTGAAATTCAATTCGACCAACCACTTTAGAGAGCGGCAGCGCTTTGGGATCGTCTTTAATATCCACTGGCTCATTCAGTAGCTCCATTATTCTCTCTAAAGATGCGGACGCTTGAGTCAGCTCATTAGAAGCACTCACTAGTCTGCGAAGAGGCGTGTATAAACGATCGAGAAAGCCGAAG
This portion of the Cohnella abietis genome encodes:
- a CDS encoding ABC transporter ATP-binding protein; this encodes MKEFRMYLRFVKPYRWLVAFTLLIGMFKFAIPLAVPLFLQYAVDNILLADLPKDDKISRLLELIAVSFVLFVIVRYPIEYFRQYFAQLTTSKILFDLRNKLYAHLQRLSLRFYQERKSGEIISRMINDAEQTKAIVETGMMNIWLDMFTLTIALIIMLTMNATLTLVAILVLPFYAIAVVKMYRRLKAFARSRSAALADMQGYLSEHVVGIPVVKSFTLEQHEKEQFGIKNGEFLKRALALTRWNALTNAIINTLTEIAPLLVLLGGGYLVITERLTLGGFVAFFGFLDRLYTPLRRLVSASNELTQASASLERIMELLNEPVDIKDDPKALPLSKVVGRIEFQQVSFRYREETDYVLRDIELTIEPGQTVAFVGMSGGGKSSLISLLPRFYDVQQGVIRIDGQNISEVTQLSLRSQIGMVLQDNILFSGSVRENIMLGNPHETEHAMQNAALRANAHDFIMSLPQGYETEIGERGVKLSGGQKQRIAIARVFLKDPAILVLDEATSALDLESEHLIQESLQALSDNRTTLVVAHRLSTITHADQIIVIERGEIVERGTHDYLMELGGAYARLYNVQNL